The Trichosurus vulpecula isolate mTriVul1 chromosome 4, mTriVul1.pri, whole genome shotgun sequence genome contains a region encoding:
- the STK16 gene encoding serine/threonine-protein kinase 16 — translation MGHTLCICSRGTLTIDNKRYLFIQKLGEGGFSYVDLVEGLQDGHFYALKRILCHEQQDQEEAQREADMHRLFQHPNILRLEAYCLTERGSKQEAWLLLPFFKKGTLWNEVEGLKDKGNFLSEDQILLLLLGICRGLEAIHAKGYAHRDLKPTNILLGDDGRPVLMDLGSMNQARIQVEGSRQALALQDWAAQRCTISYRAPELFSVQSHCVIDERTDIWSLGCVLYAMMFGEGPYDMVFQKGDSVALAVQNQLTIPQNPRHSPALRQLLASMMTVDPQCRPHTSLLLNQLESLQPTAPGQHTTHI, via the exons ATGGGCCACACGCTGTGTATCTGCTCCCGAGGGACCCTCACTATCGACAACAAGAGATATCTCTTCATACAGAAACTGGGAGAGGG TGGGTTCAGCTACGTGGACCTGGTGGAGGGACTGCAGGATGGGCACTTTTATGCCCTGAAGAGAATCCTGTGCCATGAGCAGCAAGACCAGGAAGAGGCCCAGCGAGAGGCTGACATGCACCGACTCTTCCAGCATCCCAATATCCTTCGCCTTGAAGCCTATTGCTTGACAGAACGGGGCTCCAAGCAGGAGGCCTGGCTACTGCTGCCCTTCTTCAAG AAGGGTACACTGTGGAATGAAGTGGAAGGGCTGAAAGACAAAGGCAATTTCCTGTCTGAGGACCAaatcctgctgctgctgttaggCATTTGCAGAGGCCTAGAGGCCATTCATGCCAAGGGTTATGCTCACAG GGACCTGAAACCAACCAATATTTTACTTGGAGATGATGGGCGGCCAGTGTTAATGGACTTGGGTTCCATGAATCAGGCACGAATCCAAGTGGAAGGCTCCCGACAGGCACTAGCCCTGCAG GACTGGGCAGCCCAACGCTGTACCATCTCATATCGTGCCCCTGAGCTCTTCTCTGTACAGAGCCACTGTGTCATTGATGAACGAACTGACATTTGG TCCCTAGGTTGTGTGCTGTATGCTATGATGTTTGGGGAAGGCCCTTATGACATGGTGTTCCAGAAAGGGGACAGTGTGGCCTTGGCAGTACAGAACCAGCTCACCATTCCCCAGAACCCAAG GCATTCCCCAGCATTACGGCAGCTATTGGCCTCCATGATGACTGTGGACCCCCAGTGCCGGCCACATACTTCCCTCCTCCTCAATCAGTTGGAAAGTTTGCAGCCTACAGCTCCCGGCCAACATACCACACACATCTGA